A DNA window from Paraclostridium bifermentans contains the following coding sequences:
- the purF gene encoding amidophosphoribosyltransferase: MCGVVGIYSDRDISKELYYALYSIQHRGQESCGISVLNDGQINHKKDMGLVGDVFKPSELEKLKGNIGIGHVRYSTAGGSSLDNCQPLVGRCRKRQLSIAHNGNLVNANYLRNMLEEEGYMLQSDSDTEVILCILARYYKGDIVESLKITMDYIKGAYSLVVSSSENELVAVRDPHGFRPLLLGKKDDMYIVASEDCAINILGGEVIRDIEPGEIVVIKDNKLSSYHYRENYKPIKSSCIFEHIYFARNDATIDNVNVYEFRVKCGEILAKDEKIKADIVVPVPDSGWAGAIGYSNASGVKLTEGLVKNRYVGRTFIKPTQKEREIGVKIKLNPLSNVVKGKSIVLVDDSVVRGTTSKQIVKSLKDAGAKEIHLRITSPQVTHSCYYGIDTPHRSNLIASKNNLDQIRDYIGCDTLKFLSIEGTLEAAEDKTTFCKACFDGKYPVEKIDEGELISC, encoded by the coding sequence ATGTGCGGTGTAGTAGGAATATACTCAGATAGAGATATATCTAAAGAATTGTATTATGCGTTATACTCGATACAACATAGAGGTCAAGAGAGCTGTGGAATATCTGTTTTAAATGATGGACAAATAAACCATAAAAAAGATATGGGTCTTGTGGGTGATGTTTTTAAACCGAGTGAGTTAGAAAAACTAAAAGGAAATATAGGAATAGGGCACGTAAGATATTCAACTGCAGGAGGTAGTAGCTTAGACAATTGCCAACCACTTGTAGGAAGATGTAGAAAAAGACAATTATCAATAGCTCACAATGGAAACCTTGTTAATGCAAACTATCTAAGAAATATGTTAGAAGAAGAAGGCTATATGCTTCAATCAGATTCGGACACAGAAGTTATCCTTTGTATACTAGCTAGATATTATAAAGGTGATATAGTTGAAAGTTTAAAAATAACAATGGACTATATAAAAGGTGCATATTCATTAGTTGTATCAAGTAGTGAAAATGAACTTGTAGCAGTTAGAGATCCTCATGGATTTAGACCATTATTATTAGGAAAAAAAGATGATATGTATATAGTAGCATCAGAAGATTGTGCAATAAATATTTTAGGCGGAGAAGTTATTAGAGATATTGAACCTGGAGAGATAGTAGTTATAAAAGACAATAAATTAAGTTCATATCATTATAGAGAAAATTATAAGCCTATTAAATCAAGTTGTATATTTGAACATATATATTTTGCAAGAAATGATGCAACTATAGATAATGTAAATGTGTATGAGTTTAGAGTTAAATGTGGAGAAATTTTAGCTAAAGATGAAAAGATAAAAGCTGATATAGTAGTACCCGTTCCAGACTCAGGATGGGCTGGAGCAATAGGATATTCAAATGCAAGTGGAGTTAAACTTACAGAAGGATTAGTAAAAAATAGATATGTGGGAAGAACATTTATAAAGCCTACTCAAAAAGAGAGAGAAATAGGAGTTAAAATAAAGTTAAATCCTTTAAGCAATGTAGTAAAAGGCAAATCAATAGTTTTAGTAGATGATTCTGTAGTAAGAGGAACAACATCTAAGCAAATTGTTAAATCATTAAAAGATGCAGGAGCAAAAGAAATTCATTTAAGAATAACTTCACCACAAGTAACACATTCATGTTACTACGGTATAGATACTCCACATAGATCTAATTTAATAGCATCTAAAAATAATTTGGATCAGATAAGAGATTATATAGGTTGTGATACACTAAAGTTTTTAAGCATAGAAGGAACTTTAGAAGCAGCGGAAGATAAAACAACTTTCTGCAAAGCATGTTTTGATGGAAAATATCCTGTTGAAAAAATTGATGAGGGGGAACTAATATCATGTTAA
- the purC gene encoding phosphoribosylaminoimidazolesuccinocarboxamide synthase has protein sequence MLLYEGKAKQIFSTENENEYLVYYKDDATAFNGEKKASINSKGILNNKICTVMFEMLEKEGISTHFIKGVSDREMIVKKVEILPLEVIVRNITAGSFCKRYGIEEGIVLDEPIFELSYKNDEYGDPMLNDDHAVAMKLATREEIAFLKQETLKINEIMKKFFLKLNFKLVDFKLEFGKDENGNIILADEISPDTCRLWDVDTNEKFDKDRFRRDLGDLVEGYTEVLARIEN, from the coding sequence ATGTTATTATACGAAGGAAAAGCAAAACAAATATTTAGTACAGAAAATGAAAATGAGTATTTAGTTTATTATAAAGATGATGCAACAGCTTTTAATGGAGAAAAGAAAGCTTCAATAAACTCAAAAGGAATTTTAAATAACAAGATTTGTACAGTTATGTTTGAGATGTTAGAAAAAGAAGGTATAAGTACACATTTCATAAAAGGTGTATCAGATAGAGAAATGATAGTTAAAAAGGTTGAAATATTACCACTTGAAGTAATTGTAAGAAATATAACTGCTGGATCATTTTGTAAGAGATATGGAATAGAAGAAGGTATTGTACTAGATGAACCTATATTTGAACTATCTTACAAAAATGATGAGTATGGAGATCCGATGCTAAATGATGATCATGCAGTTGCTATGAAACTTGCAACTAGAGAGGAAATAGCATTTTTAAAACAAGAAACTTTAAAAATCAATGAAATAATGAAGAAATTTTTCTTAAAGTTAAACTTTAAGTTAGTTGATTTTAAACTAGAGTTTGGGAAAGATGAAAATGGAAACATAATACTAGCAGATGAAATATCTCCAGACACTTGTAGATTATGGGATGTAGATACAAATGAAAAGTTTGATAAAGATAGATTTAGAAGAGATTTAGGTGATTTGGTTGAAGGGTATACAGAGGTTTTAGCTAGGATAGAAAATTAA
- the purE gene encoding 5-(carboxyamino)imidazole ribonucleotide mutase codes for MKIAVVMGSKSDYPKLEKGIELLEMFGIKVVARALSAHRTPKQLTTFLNEIENDTDVIIAAAGKAAHLPGVIASHTLIPVVGLPIKSSTMDGLDSLLSIVQMPQGIPVATVTIDSGINAALMAAQIMSIKYPNIKEQLKSYREEMEQKVLDDDKNLRG; via the coding sequence ATGAAAATAGCAGTAGTTATGGGTTCAAAGTCAGATTATCCAAAGTTAGAAAAAGGAATAGAGCTTTTAGAAATGTTCGGAATAAAAGTTGTAGCAAGAGCACTATCAGCACATAGAACACCTAAGCAATTAACAACTTTTTTAAACGAAATTGAAAATGATACAGATGTAATAATAGCAGCTGCAGGAAAAGCAGCACATTTACCAGGAGTAATAGCATCACATACTTTAATACCTGTAGTAGGATTACCAATAAAGTCATCTACAATGGATGGTTTAGATTCTCTTCTTTCAATAGTTCAAATGCCACAAGGTATACCAGTAGCTACTGTAACTATAGATTCAGGAATAAATGCAGCATTAATGGCAGCACAAATAATGAGTATAAAATATCCAAATATAAAAGAACAATTGAAAAGTTATAGAGAAGAAATGGAACAAAAAGTATTAGACGATGATAAAAACTTAAGGGGGTAA
- the rbr gene encoding rubrerythrin → MKSLKGTKTAQNLMNAFAGESQAKNKYQFYAKIARKEGYVQIGDIFDETAHNEEMHAKIFFRYLLNDFTGNDVQVTGSYGVGMGSTLENLKGAAKGEDEEDTMYLKFAEEAREEGFEEIASSFTHIHSIEAHHRDRFLRLAKNIEENIVFEKPEVHEWVCTVCGYVHVGTEAPQVCPACKHPQGYYEIKAENF, encoded by the coding sequence ATGAAATCTTTAAAAGGAACTAAAACTGCACAAAATTTAATGAATGCTTTTGCTGGAGAATCTCAAGCAAAAAATAAATATCAATTTTATGCTAAAATAGCTAGAAAAGAAGGATATGTTCAAATAGGTGATATATTTGATGAAACTGCTCATAACGAAGAAATGCATGCTAAGATATTCTTTAGATATTTATTAAATGATTTTACTGGAAATGATGTTCAAGTAACAGGTTCTTATGGTGTTGGAATGGGTTCTACTTTAGAAAATTTAAAAGGTGCTGCAAAAGGCGAAGATGAGGAAGATACAATGTATTTAAAATTTGCTGAAGAAGCTAGAGAAGAAGGTTTTGAAGAGATAGCATCTTCATTCACTCATATACATTCAATTGAAGCTCATCATAGAGATAGATTCTTAAGATTAGCTAAAAATATAGAAGAAAATATAGTATTTGAAAAACCAGAAGTTCATGAATGGGTATGTACAGTATGTGGATATGTTCATGTAGGAACTGAAGCTCCACAAGTATGTCCAGCATGTAAACATCCTCAAGGATATTATGAAATAAAAGCTGAAAACTTCTAA
- a CDS encoding NCS2 family permease yields the protein MQAAQTSNNKKSMLDRVFKLTENNTNVKTEVIAGMTTFMTMAYILVVNPSILGDAGMDKDAVFAATAIAAFIGSCIMGFLANYPIALAPGMGLNAFFAYTVVLQMGYSWQFALCAVLIEGVIFILLTLTNVREKIIDCIPGVLKHAVTAGIGLYIAFIGLVNAGIVQGGGAILQLGNMQSPTVVLAILGLVIAAVLLSRNVKGTFLLAMVVTTAIGIVAGLVQLPHALVSSVPSLKPVFLQAFSVPVDQIFSLDMLVVVFTFLFVDLFDTVGCLVGVASKGNMLDENGKLPKAKEALFADAIATTTGSLLGTSTVTAYIESAAGIGEGGRTGLTAVTTGILFLLSLFFAPIFTSIPPQATAPVLILVGVMMASSLLEIDFSDFTNAIPAFLTFAMMPLAYSIADGIIFGIISFTILKLATGKKKEVNISLIFLSIMFILKFVLL from the coding sequence ATGCAAGCAGCGCAAACTTCAAATAATAAGAAATCTATGTTAGATAGAGTTTTCAAATTAACAGAGAATAACACGAACGTAAAAACAGAAGTTATAGCAGGAATGACAACATTTATGACAATGGCATATATACTAGTTGTAAATCCTAGTATATTAGGAGATGCTGGTATGGATAAAGATGCTGTATTTGCAGCAACTGCAATAGCAGCATTTATAGGAAGTTGCATAATGGGATTTTTAGCAAATTATCCAATTGCTTTAGCACCGGGTATGGGACTTAATGCATTCTTCGCATACACAGTAGTTTTACAAATGGGATATAGTTGGCAATTTGCATTATGTGCAGTTTTAATAGAAGGAGTAATATTTATATTATTGACATTAACTAATGTAAGAGAAAAGATTATAGATTGTATACCTGGAGTTTTAAAACATGCAGTTACAGCAGGTATAGGATTATATATAGCATTTATAGGATTAGTAAATGCAGGAATAGTGCAAGGTGGAGGTGCAATATTACAACTTGGTAATATGCAAAGTCCAACAGTAGTATTAGCTATACTAGGTCTAGTAATAGCGGCAGTTTTACTTTCAAGAAATGTTAAAGGTACATTTTTATTAGCTATGGTAGTAACTACAGCTATAGGAATTGTAGCGGGATTAGTTCAACTGCCACATGCTTTAGTTTCATCGGTTCCATCATTGAAACCAGTATTTTTACAAGCATTTTCAGTTCCAGTTGATCAAATATTTAGTTTAGATATGCTAGTAGTAGTATTTACATTCTTATTTGTTGACTTATTTGATACAGTAGGATGTTTAGTAGGAGTAGCATCAAAAGGTAATATGTTAGATGAAAACGGAAAACTACCAAAGGCTAAAGAAGCATTATTTGCAGATGCAATAGCAACTACTACAGGATCTTTATTAGGGACTTCAACAGTTACAGCATATATTGAAAGTGCAGCTGGTATAGGCGAAGGAGGAAGAACTGGATTAACAGCAGTAACGACAGGAATATTATTCTTACTATCGTTATTCTTTGCTCCAATATTTACATCAATACCTCCGCAAGCTACAGCTCCAGTACTTATATTAGTCGGAGTTATGATGGCAAGTTCATTACTTGAAATAGACTTTAGTGATTTTACAAATGCAATACCAGCATTTTTAACATTTGCAATGATGCCGTTAGCTTATAGTATAGCAGATGGTATTATATTCGGAATAATATCATTTACAATATTAAAATTAGCTACAGGAAAGAAAAAAGAAGTTAATATATCATTAATATTCTTATCAATAATGTTTATACTAAAGTTTGTATTATTATAA
- a CDS encoding MFS transporter, which yields MEERLVGFVTSNDKNWDKRWKYNCAIFIISYIFMGAVTGITNDSYISYLNLTVPDVVKALPMYTSIGTFIMAMMLLLVHKLGYKKIIVFAPVVLIGALLSCIYSSNGKVILVANILVNVGAGLFDFIYPLMFTSYTPKEKRISMFSRVMYCNLISQSILTFLNGKIVVWKFSKYLGISYDKASALSENASKLTSTQMSYYINSYEFALWIAIVFAVLALGCLFFLREKVEDYRETEEEIAARKAENKFSLKVFCNKYIIMWVVIFSTIRFGALLITPYFPIYLNNFLHISRGTVSTIITFQTIAMVLGFLAAPYLEKKLGSIVTISLSMILCIPLMLIMANGTIFGGNIAWIIGSVLFLRSGLANASNPIQQSLPLTFVPKNLAPAYSSVILISNSIVGIFAGLFARYSLLKTDAGYGKAYYIASTLYFIASVVLLIVFIKKYNRGLSEEEIKINEVKEEFIEEK from the coding sequence ATGGAAGAAAGATTAGTAGGTTTTGTTACTAGCAATGATAAGAATTGGGACAAAAGATGGAAGTATAATTGTGCAATTTTCATTATTAGTTACATTTTTATGGGAGCCGTTACAGGTATAACCAATGACTCTTATATATCTTACTTGAATTTAACTGTACCCGATGTTGTTAAAGCTTTACCTATGTACACATCAATAGGCACATTTATAATGGCTATGATGCTTTTATTGGTGCATAAGTTAGGGTATAAAAAGATAATAGTATTTGCACCAGTTGTTTTAATAGGGGCACTATTATCTTGTATATACAGTAGTAATGGTAAAGTAATCTTAGTAGCTAACATATTAGTTAACGTAGGGGCAGGTTTATTTGATTTTATATATCCTTTAATGTTCACATCATACACACCTAAAGAAAAAAGAATTTCAATGTTTTCAAGAGTAATGTATTGCAACTTAATCAGTCAATCAATATTAACATTTTTAAATGGTAAAATAGTTGTATGGAAGTTTAGTAAATATCTAGGTATAAGTTATGATAAAGCATCTGCTTTATCAGAGAATGCAAGCAAATTAACTTCTACACAAATGAGTTATTATATTAATTCATATGAATTTGCATTATGGATAGCAATTGTATTTGCAGTTCTAGCTTTAGGATGTCTATTCTTTTTAAGAGAAAAAGTAGAAGATTATAGAGAAACTGAGGAAGAAATTGCAGCTAGAAAAGCTGAAAATAAATTTAGTTTAAAAGTATTTTGTAATAAATATATAATAATGTGGGTTGTAATATTTAGTACTATAAGATTTGGAGCTCTTTTAATAACTCCTTACTTCCCAATATATTTAAACAATTTCTTACATATAAGTAGAGGTACCGTATCAACAATAATAACATTCCAGACAATAGCTATGGTATTAGGATTTTTAGCAGCACCGTATTTAGAAAAGAAATTAGGATCAATTGTAACAATATCATTATCTATGATATTATGTATACCGCTTATGTTAATAATGGCAAATGGGACTATATTTGGAGGAAATATAGCTTGGATAATAGGAAGTGTATTATTCTTAAGATCAGGACTTGCAAATGCTTCTAACCCTATTCAACAATCATTACCACTTACATTTGTTCCTAAAAATTTAGCTCCTGCATATAGTTCAGTTATACTTATATCAAATTCTATAGTAGGTATATTTGCAGGTTTATTTGCTAGATACTCTTTATTAAAAACAGATGCTGGATACGGGAAGGCATATTATATAGCTAGTACGTTATATTTTATTGCATCTGTTGTTCTACTAATTGTATTTATTAAAAAATATAATAGAGGTTTAAGCGAAGAAGAAATAAAAATAAATGAAGTAAAAGAAGAGTTTATAGAAGAAAAATAA
- a CDS encoding NCS2 family permease, giving the protein MQNSSVKGSNNRLLEKVFKLSENNTNVKTEVLAGITTFMTIAYILVVNPTILGEAGMDKGAVFTATAIASAIGCIIMGFLANYPIILAPSMGINAFFTYTVVLGMGYTWQFALCAMFIEGIIFILLTVTNVREKIIECMPDVLKHAITAGIGLFITFIGLVNAGIVQQGGAIISLGNVKSPVVLLSIIGLMIAATLLIKNVNGAFLISIIITSVIGMVFSIVPMPTGVIDLPPSIQPVFMKALDVGKSQIFSLDMLVIVLTLLFVNMFDSIGFLLGIADKANLLDENGNMPNVKKALLAESVSTTISSVLGTSTLATTVESGSGIAVGGRTGLTAVITGILFLISLFFAPLFVSIPPQATAPILILVGFLMASSILRINFNDFTDAIPAFITFVMMPLSYSVADGIMFGIISYTFLKLASGKKDQAKLSLIILSIVFILKFGLL; this is encoded by the coding sequence ATGCAAAATTCAAGTGTTAAAGGCTCTAATAATAGATTATTAGAGAAAGTTTTTAAACTAAGTGAAAATAACACAAATGTAAAAACAGAAGTATTAGCAGGAATAACAACATTTATGACAATTGCTTATATATTAGTTGTAAATCCTACTATATTAGGTGAAGCTGGTATGGATAAGGGCGCTGTTTTTACAGCAACAGCAATAGCTTCAGCAATAGGATGTATAATAATGGGATTCTTAGCTAATTATCCTATAATATTAGCTCCTAGTATGGGAATAAATGCGTTCTTTACGTATACAGTAGTTTTAGGTATGGGATATACTTGGCAATTTGCACTATGTGCTATGTTTATCGAAGGTATTATATTTATTTTATTAACAGTAACTAATGTTCGTGAAAAGATAATAGAGTGTATGCCAGATGTCTTAAAACATGCTATAACGGCTGGAATTGGATTGTTTATAACATTTATAGGACTTGTTAATGCAGGTATTGTTCAGCAAGGTGGAGCTATAATATCATTAGGAAATGTTAAGTCGCCAGTTGTATTATTATCTATAATAGGATTAATGATAGCTGCAACTTTATTAATAAAAAATGTAAATGGAGCGTTTTTAATATCTATAATAATTACATCTGTAATTGGAATGGTATTTTCAATAGTTCCTATGCCAACAGGAGTTATAGACTTACCTCCATCAATACAACCTGTATTTATGAAAGCATTGGATGTAGGTAAAAGTCAAATATTTAGTTTAGATATGTTAGTAATAGTTCTTACATTATTATTTGTTAATATGTTTGACTCAATAGGATTCTTATTAGGAATTGCAGATAAGGCTAATTTATTAGATGAAAATGGAAATATGCCTAATGTAAAAAAAGCATTATTAGCAGAATCTGTTTCAACTACTATATCTTCAGTATTAGGAACATCAACTCTAGCTACAACAGTTGAAAGTGGATCTGGAATAGCAGTTGGAGGAAGAACGGGATTAACAGCAGTAATTACTGGAATTTTATTTTTAATTTCATTATTTTTTGCTCCATTATTTGTTTCTATACCACCTCAAGCTACAGCTCCAATACTTATACTTGTAGGATTCTTAATGGCAAGTTCAATATTAAGAATTAACTTTAATGATTTTACAGATGCAATACCAGCATTTATAACATTTGTAATGATGCCTTTATCATATAGTGTTGCAGATGGTATTATGTTCGGAATCATATCATATACATTTTTAAAGTTAGCTAGTGGTAAGAAAGATCAAGCAAAACTGTCTTTAATTATACTTAGTATAGTATTCATACTAAAATTTGGATTATTATAA
- the guaA gene encoding glutamine-hydrolyzing GMP synthase — protein sequence MKKQHEIVLVIDFGGQYNQLIARRVRENNVYCEILPHTTDIEVIKAKNPKGIIFTGGPNSAYLEESPKITKEIFEIGVPILGICYGVQLMAHLLGGNVRRGNNSEKEYGKTSITYNASNIFEGISTNTVWMSHTDLIDVLPEGFEVAAYTEDCPVAAMHHPEKKLYGVQFHPEVEHCLEGDKVLRNFLYNVCKVTGDWTTDSFIEEKIKELKETIGDKKVLCALSGGVDSSVAAVLVHKAIGDNLTCVFVDHGLLRKNEGDDVERIFRDKFDMNLIRVNCEDRFLSKLKGVTEPEAKRKIIGEEFIRVFEEESNKLGKMDFLAQGTIYPDVVESGLGESATIKSHHNVGGIPEDIEFEIVEPLRELFKDEVRKIGLELGIDYDLIYRHPFPGPGLGIRVIGEVTKERCDILREADAIYMDELKKAGLYSEIWQAFATLPDVKTVGVMGDERTYAYLVGIRAVTSSDGMTSDWYKMPYDVLEKISNRIVNEVDGANRVVYDITSKPPGTIEWE from the coding sequence ATGAAAAAACAACATGAAATAGTTTTAGTAATAGATTTTGGTGGTCAATACAACCAATTAATAGCAAGAAGAGTTAGAGAAAATAACGTATATTGTGAAATATTACCACATACTACAGATATAGAAGTAATAAAAGCTAAAAATCCAAAAGGAATAATCTTTACAGGAGGACCTAATAGTGCATACTTAGAAGAGTCTCCAAAGATAACTAAAGAAATATTCGAAATAGGAGTACCTATACTTGGAATATGTTATGGAGTTCAGTTAATGGCTCACTTATTAGGTGGTAATGTAAGAAGAGGAAATAATAGTGAAAAAGAATATGGAAAAACTTCTATAACATATAACGCTTCAAACATATTTGAAGGAATTTCTACTAATACTGTTTGGATGAGTCATACAGATTTAATAGATGTTCTTCCTGAAGGATTTGAAGTTGCTGCATATACTGAGGATTGTCCAGTAGCTGCAATGCATCACCCAGAAAAGAAATTATACGGAGTTCAATTCCACCCAGAAGTTGAACATTGCTTAGAAGGAGATAAAGTTTTAAGAAACTTCTTATATAATGTATGTAAAGTAACTGGAGATTGGACAACAGATTCATTTATAGAAGAAAAGATAAAAGAATTAAAAGAAACTATAGGAGATAAGAAAGTACTTTGTGCTTTAAGTGGTGGAGTAGATTCATCAGTTGCAGCTGTACTTGTTCATAAAGCTATAGGAGATAACTTAACTTGTGTATTCGTAGATCATGGATTACTTAGAAAAAATGAAGGTGATGATGTTGAAAGAATATTTAGAGATAAGTTTGACATGAACTTAATAAGAGTAAATTGTGAAGATAGATTCTTATCTAAATTAAAAGGTGTAACAGAACCTGAAGCTAAGAGAAAAATAATAGGTGAAGAATTTATAAGAGTATTTGAAGAAGAGTCTAATAAATTAGGAAAAATGGATTTCTTAGCTCAAGGAACTATATATCCTGATGTTGTAGAAAGTGGACTTGGAGAATCAGCTACAATAAAATCACATCATAATGTTGGTGGAATACCTGAAGATATAGAATTTGAAATAGTTGAACCTTTAAGAGAATTATTTAAGGATGAAGTTAGAAAAATAGGATTAGAACTTGGAATAGATTATGATTTAATATATAGACATCCATTCCCAGGACCAGGTCTTGGAATAAGAGTTATAGGTGAAGTAACTAAAGAGAGATGTGATATATTAAGAGAAGCAGACGCTATATATATGGACGAGCTTAAAAAAGCTGGTTTATACAGCGAAATCTGGCAAGCATTCGCAACTTTACCAGATGTAAAAACTGTTGGAGTTATGGGAGATGAAAGAACTTATGCTTATTTAGTAGGTATAAGAGCTGTTACTTCTTCTGATGGAATGACTTCTGATTGGTACAAAATGCCTTACGATGTATTAGAAAAAATATCTAATAGAATTGTAAATGAAGTTGATGGAGCAAATAGAGTAGTTTACGATATCACTAGTAAGCCTCCAGGAACTATAGAATGGGAATAA
- the guaB gene encoding IMP dehydrogenase, with amino-acid sequence MAKILKEGLTFDDVLLVPQRSEVLPKDVCTQTQLTKSIKLNIPLMSAGMDTVTESKMAISMARQGGIGIIHKNMPIEAQALEVDKVKRSESGVIVDPFFLTKDHTIQDADDIMARYKISGVPIVDDNNKLIGIITNRDIKFEADFTKKIEDVMTKENLVTGREGINLTEAQQILKKHKIEKLPIVDAEGNLKGLITIKDIEKKIQYPNSAKDSQGRLLCGAALGISADLMDRVAALVKANVDVVVLDSAHGHSMGVINALKQVKEKYPNLQVIAGNVATAKATEDLIKAGADCVKVGIGPGSICTTRVVAGIGVPQVTAVMDCAEVGHKYGVPVIADGGLKFSGDIVKALAAGASICMMGSMFAGTEESPGETVLYRGRSYKTYRGMGSIGAMEKGSKDRYFQNDAKKLVPEGVEGMVAYKGKAEDIVYQMIGGIRAGMGYCGAATIKDLMENAEFIKITAASLKESHPHDITITKEAPNYSTQGEV; translated from the coding sequence ATGGCAAAGATATTAAAAGAAGGATTAACATTTGATGATGTACTTTTAGTTCCACAAAGATCAGAAGTGTTACCTAAAGATGTTTGTACACAAACACAATTAACAAAGAGCATTAAATTAAATATACCTCTAATGAGTGCAGGTATGGATACAGTTACTGAATCGAAAATGGCTATTTCAATGGCGAGACAAGGTGGTATAGGAATAATACACAAAAATATGCCTATAGAAGCACAAGCTTTAGAAGTTGATAAAGTAAAAAGAAGCGAGAGTGGTGTTATCGTAGACCCATTCTTCTTAACAAAAGACCATACAATACAAGATGCTGATGATATAATGGCAAGATATAAAATATCGGGTGTACCAATAGTAGATGATAATAATAAATTAATCGGAATAATAACAAACAGAGATATAAAGTTTGAAGCTGACTTTACTAAAAAAATAGAAGATGTTATGACTAAAGAAAATCTTGTTACAGGAAGAGAAGGAATAAACTTAACTGAAGCTCAACAAATATTAAAGAAACATAAGATAGAGAAATTACCTATAGTTGATGCAGAAGGAAACTTAAAAGGATTAATAACAATAAAAGATATAGAGAAGAAAATACAATACCCAAACTCTGCAAAAGATTCTCAAGGAAGATTATTATGTGGAGCTGCTCTTGGAATAAGTGCTGACTTAATGGATAGAGTTGCTGCATTAGTTAAAGCTAATGTTGATGTAGTTGTACTAGACAGTGCACATGGACATTCTATGGGAGTTATAAATGCTCTTAAACAGGTAAAAGAAAAATATCCAAACTTACAAGTTATAGCTGGAAACGTTGCAACTGCAAAAGCTACAGAAGATTTAATAAAAGCTGGAGCTGACTGTGTAAAAGTAGGAATAGGACCAGGGTCTATATGTACAACAAGAGTTGTTGCTGGTATAGGTGTTCCACAAGTAACAGCAGTTATGGACTGTGCAGAAGTTGGACATAAGTATGGAGTACCAGTAATTGCTGATGGAGGATTAAAATTCTCTGGAGATATAGTAAAAGCATTAGCTGCTGGAGCATCAATATGTATGATGGGATCTATGTTTGCAGGAACAGAAGAAAGTCCAGGAGAAACAGTTCTATATAGAGGAAGATCATATAAAACATATAGAGGAATGGGATCTATCGGAGCTATGGAAAAAGGATCTAAGGATAGATACTTCCAAAATGATGCTAAAAAATTAGTTCCTGAAGGTGTTGAAGGAATGGTTGCATATAAAGGTAAAGCTGAAGATATAGTTTACCAAATGATAGGTGGAATAAGAGCTGGTATGGGATACTGTGGTGCCGCTACAATTAAAGACTTAATGGAAAATGCTGAGTTTATAAAAATAACAGCTGCTTCATTAAAAGAAAGTCATCCGCATGATATAACTATAACTAAAGAAGCGCCAAATTACAGCACTCAAGGGGAGGTATAA